A DNA window from Guyparkeria halophila contains the following coding sequences:
- the pstC gene encoding phosphate ABC transporter permease subunit PstC, with translation MQTDQILMTFFAGVLLLGALGFYLGRSKAVRTRADGAHMHSQPDQYAWFAVLTSAGPAVIVAFVSAIILGLFESAFPGWLAVAGALGLGAFGLFIGLNRIRPELKARDSLEHAVKWTLLAAASVSILTTFGILFSILFEAIRFFQMESFWYFITGTNWAPGDSFLEAAGRAEAGEGSSGNFGAVPLFAGTFMITIIAMLVAVPIGVSAAIYMAEYAPERVRTVAKPVLEVLAGIPTVVYGFFAAITVAPLIVSAAGSVGLDASFNNALAPGIVMGIMIIPFISSLSDDVITSVPNSMRQGSLALGTTRNETIRFVVLPAALPGIISATLLGVSRALGETMIVVMAAGMRPNLTANPLEDMTTVTVSIVSSLTGDNEFESAATLSAFALGLMLFVITLALNFVSVLMIRRFREKYAVNDL, from the coding sequence ATGCAGACCGACCAGATACTGATGACGTTCTTCGCCGGGGTGCTTCTCCTGGGTGCGCTGGGGTTCTACCTCGGGCGCAGCAAGGCGGTCCGAACACGTGCCGACGGTGCCCACATGCATTCCCAGCCGGATCAGTACGCCTGGTTTGCGGTGCTGACCTCGGCCGGGCCGGCCGTAATCGTCGCCTTCGTGTCGGCGATCATCCTGGGTTTGTTCGAAAGCGCGTTTCCGGGTTGGCTGGCGGTGGCCGGCGCCTTGGGGCTGGGCGCATTCGGCCTGTTTATCGGGCTCAACCGCATCCGTCCCGAGCTGAAAGCGCGTGACTCGCTCGAACACGCAGTCAAGTGGACGCTGCTGGCAGCCGCCTCTGTCTCCATCCTGACCACCTTTGGCATCCTGTTCTCCATCCTGTTCGAGGCGATCCGCTTCTTCCAGATGGAGAGCTTCTGGTACTTCATCACCGGTACCAACTGGGCACCGGGGGATTCCTTCCTCGAGGCCGCCGGTCGCGCTGAGGCCGGGGAAGGGTCCTCCGGCAACTTCGGCGCCGTGCCACTGTTCGCCGGCACCTTCATGATCACGATAATCGCCATGCTGGTTGCCGTTCCCATTGGCGTGTCGGCGGCTATCTACATGGCCGAGTACGCCCCCGAGCGAGTGCGCACCGTGGCCAAGCCGGTGCTCGAGGTGCTCGCCGGCATCCCGACCGTGGTCTACGGCTTCTTCGCCGCGATCACCGTCGCCCCGCTGATCGTCTCCGCGGCCGGCTCGGTGGGCCTGGATGCCTCGTTCAACAACGCGCTGGCGCCCGGGATCGTGATGGGGATCATGATCATCCCGTTCATCTCCTCGCTCTCCGACGATGTGATCACGTCGGTGCCTAATTCGATGCGGCAGGGGTCGCTGGCGCTGGGCACTACCCGCAACGAAACCATCCGGTTCGTGGTCTTACCGGCGGCGCTGCCCGGCATCATATCGGCCACGTTGTTGGGCGTCTCGCGCGCGTTGGGCGAGACCATGATCGTGGTGATGGCCGCCGGTATGCGTCCCAATCTCACGGCCAACCCGCTCGAGGATATGACCACGGTCACCGTCAGCATCGTTTCCTCGCTGACCGGCGACAACGAGTTCGAGTCGGCCGCGACGCTCTCGGCCTTCGCGTTGGGCCTGATGCTTTTTGTGATCACGCTGGCCCTCAATTTCGTCTCCGTGTTGATGATCCGCCGCTTCCGTGAGAAGTACGCGGTAAACGATCTATAA
- a CDS encoding PstS family phosphate ABC transporter substrate-binding protein — protein sequence MKRFAVSSIGLAAVMATTMSAAQARDQIRIVGSSTVFPFASYVAEELGATTKWPTPVIESTGSGGGMKLFCEGNGLNTPDITNASRRMKPSEFERCQENGVTDVTEAMVGYDGIAFAQSNTNDAVAVTREQIAMALLEQVPVDGKLVDNPHKMWSDIDSSLPAREIRVYGPPTTSGTRDAFEELVLEAVTEEMEAYGNEGYANLRKDGAYIDAGENDNLIVQKLQNDVDAFGIFGYSFLEENADKLSGASIDGVKPEPEAIGSGEYPVSRSLWFYVKNSHADDVPAMGDYVELFMSDKMISGMGYLKGIGLIPMPEDLLNEWQTNVADRKQLELSDLK from the coding sequence ATGAAACGTTTTGCTGTATCCAGCATTGGCTTGGCCGCCGTAATGGCCACCACCATGAGCGCCGCCCAGGCGCGTGACCAGATCCGCATCGTCGGTTCGTCCACCGTCTTCCCGTTCGCCAGCTACGTCGCTGAAGAACTGGGCGCGACCACCAAGTGGCCGACCCCGGTCATCGAGTCCACCGGTTCCGGCGGCGGCATGAAGCTGTTCTGCGAAGGTAACGGTCTGAACACTCCGGACATCACCAACGCCTCGCGCCGCATGAAGCCGTCCGAGTTCGAGCGCTGCCAGGAAAATGGTGTAACCGATGTCACCGAGGCCATGGTCGGCTACGACGGCATCGCCTTCGCCCAGAGCAACACCAACGACGCGGTCGCCGTGACCCGCGAGCAGATCGCCATGGCGCTGCTCGAGCAGGTGCCGGTCGACGGCAAGCTGGTCGACAATCCGCACAAGATGTGGAGCGACATCGACTCCTCGCTGCCGGCCCGCGAGATCCGCGTTTACGGTCCGCCGACCACTTCCGGCACCCGTGACGCCTTCGAGGAGCTGGTGCTCGAGGCCGTGACCGAGGAAATGGAAGCCTACGGCAACGAAGGCTACGCCAACCTGCGCAAGGACGGTGCCTACATCGACGCCGGCGAGAACGACAACCTGATCGTGCAGAAGCTGCAGAACGACGTCGACGCCTTCGGCATCTTCGGCTACTCCTTCCTCGAAGAGAACGCCGACAAGCTGTCCGGCGCGTCCATCGACGGCGTCAAGCCGGAGCCGGAAGCCATCGGTTCGGGTGAATACCCGGTTTCCCGTTCGCTGTGGTTCTACGTCAAGAACAGCCACGCCGACGACGTCCCGGCCATGGGTGACTACGTCGAGCTGTTCATGAGCGACAAGATGATCAGCGGCATGGGTTACCTCAAGGGCATCGGCCTGATCCCGATGCCGGAAGATCTGCTCAACGAGTGGCAGACCAACGTTGCCGATCGCAAGCAGCTCGAGCTGTCCGATCTGAAGTAA
- the pstA gene encoding phosphate ABC transporter permease PstA, which translates to MAQSLDDISRQLRKRHRKSARMKWLSMSALIAAAAFLVLFLVDMVVKGLPAFQQAYIEVEIDYSERAAELPLAAVQADVRDLVSRGYLRLIPGRMAEDESLLGTQRMEWVLADDAVDQHLKGRDTRLKDKQKAVIERLVESGRAELKFNIGFFTNGDSKLPEMAGLASAAIGSVLVLIVTLAFAFPVGVMTAVYLEEFAPDNRFTRFLEININNLAAIPSILFGLLGLAIFINFFGTPRSSALAGGLTLGLMTLPIIIITARAALRAVPDTIRQAAFGVGATRWQAVRDHVLPLSMPGILTGSIIGMAQALGETAPLIIIGMIAYIPDAPGSFTQAATVLPAQIFTWAGMPESAYIERTAAGILVLLTVLISLNATAVYLRKKFEHRW; encoded by the coding sequence ATGGCCCAGTCCCTAGACGATATCTCCCGTCAGCTGAGAAAGCGTCACCGCAAGTCGGCACGCATGAAATGGCTGTCGATGAGCGCGCTCATCGCTGCTGCTGCATTCTTGGTGCTCTTTCTCGTTGACATGGTGGTCAAGGGGTTGCCGGCATTCCAGCAGGCTTACATCGAGGTCGAGATCGACTACAGCGAACGAGCCGCCGAGCTGCCGCTCGCCGCGGTCCAGGCCGACGTGCGCGACCTGGTCAGCCGAGGTTATCTGCGCCTGATTCCGGGGCGCATGGCCGAGGACGAGTCGCTGCTGGGCACCCAGCGCATGGAGTGGGTGCTGGCGGACGATGCCGTCGACCAGCACCTCAAGGGCCGGGACACGCGTCTGAAGGACAAGCAGAAGGCGGTGATCGAGCGGCTGGTTGAGTCGGGCCGCGCCGAGTTGAAGTTCAACATCGGTTTCTTCACCAATGGCGACTCCAAGCTGCCGGAGATGGCTGGTCTCGCCTCCGCGGCGATCGGGTCGGTGCTCGTGCTGATCGTGACCCTCGCGTTCGCCTTCCCGGTGGGCGTGATGACGGCGGTCTATCTCGAGGAATTCGCGCCGGACAATCGCTTCACGCGGTTTCTCGAGATCAACATCAACAACTTGGCCGCGATCCCGTCCATTCTTTTCGGTCTGCTGGGCCTGGCTATCTTTATTAACTTCTTCGGCACGCCGCGCTCCTCAGCGCTGGCCGGTGGCCTGACGCTGGGCCTGATGACGTTGCCGATCATTATTATCACCGCCAGGGCAGCGCTCCGGGCGGTTCCTGACACCATCCGGCAAGCGGCCTTCGGTGTCGGCGCTACTCGCTGGCAAGCAGTGCGCGATCACGTGCTGCCGTTGTCCATGCCCGGCATTTTGACCGGCTCGATCATCGGCATGGCCCAGGCCCTCGGGGAGACCGCCCCGCTGATCATCATCGGTATGATCGCCTATATTCCGGACGCGCCTGGGAGCTTCACCCAGGCGGCGACGGTCCTTCCCGCGCAGATCTTCACTTGGGCGGGCATGCCGGAGTCGGCCTACATCGAGCGCACCGCGGCGGGCATCTTGGTGCTGCTGACGGTGCTGATCTCGCTCAATGCCACCGCCGTCTATCTGCGTAAGAAATTCGAGCACCGTTGGTGA